From Pandoraea norimbergensis, the proteins below share one genomic window:
- a CDS encoding MFS transporter has product MDWYRQMNKTERRTFIAAFGGWALDALDFMVFTFVITTLITVFGIDKGQAGMLATVTLLFSAIGGWLAGVLADRYGRVRILQATILWFSVCTVLIGFAQNFEQIFVLRALQGLGFGGEWAVGSVLMGEIVRTEYRGRAVGTVQSGWAIGWAVAALCYTLSFSYLPEEYAWRALFWIGVIPALFVLFIRKNVPEPELFERTRKREAASANRTSAWAIFSPALIKTTLLSALLCTGVQGGYYAVTTWLPTFLKTERHLSVIGTGGYLLVIILGSFIGYITGAYLTDKLGRRANLLIFAVLSGASIYAYTQFQLSNDQMLILGFPLGFAASGIFSGMGAYLTELFPSAVRANGQGFAYNFGRGIGALFPSLVGYLAKTSGLGTAIGMFAGGAYFVVLVTAFLLPETKGREIE; this is encoded by the coding sequence ATGGATTGGTATCGTCAGATGAACAAGACCGAGCGGCGCACGTTTATCGCCGCCTTCGGCGGTTGGGCGCTCGATGCGCTCGACTTCATGGTGTTCACGTTTGTGATCACCACGTTGATTACCGTGTTCGGCATCGACAAGGGACAAGCCGGCATGCTGGCGACCGTGACGCTGTTGTTCTCGGCGATCGGCGGCTGGCTGGCCGGCGTGCTCGCCGACCGCTATGGCCGCGTGCGCATCTTGCAGGCCACGATTCTGTGGTTCTCCGTGTGCACGGTGCTGATCGGCTTCGCGCAGAATTTCGAGCAGATTTTCGTGCTGCGCGCGCTGCAAGGCTTGGGCTTCGGCGGCGAGTGGGCCGTGGGCTCGGTGCTGATGGGCGAAATCGTGCGCACCGAGTATCGCGGCCGCGCCGTCGGTACGGTGCAAAGCGGCTGGGCCATCGGCTGGGCCGTGGCGGCGCTGTGCTACACGCTGTCGTTCTCGTATCTGCCGGAAGAATATGCGTGGCGTGCGCTGTTCTGGATCGGTGTGATCCCGGCGTTGTTCGTGCTGTTTATCCGCAAGAACGTGCCCGAGCCGGAACTGTTCGAGCGCACCCGCAAGCGTGAGGCCGCCTCGGCCAACCGCACGTCGGCGTGGGCGATCTTCTCGCCGGCGCTGATCAAGACGACGCTGCTCTCGGCACTGCTGTGCACGGGCGTGCAGGGCGGTTACTACGCCGTGACGACGTGGCTGCCGACGTTCCTGAAGACCGAGCGTCACCTGTCGGTGATCGGTACGGGCGGCTATTTGTTGGTGATCATTCTGGGCTCGTTCATCGGCTACATCACCGGCGCGTACCTGACCGACAAGCTGGGCCGCCGTGCAAACCTGCTGATCTTCGCGGTACTCTCTGGGGCGAGCATTTACGCCTACACGCAATTCCAGTTGAGCAACGATCAGATGCTGATTCTGGGCTTCCCGCTGGGGTTTGCCGCCTCGGGTATTTTCAGCGGCATGGGCGCCTATCTGACGGAGTTGTTCCCGTCGGCCGTGCGTGCCAATGGGCAGGGCTTTGCGTATAACTTCGGGCGCGGCATCGGTGCGCTGTTCCCGAGTCTGGTCGGCTATCTGGCCAAGACGAGCGGTCTGGGCACGGCCATCGGCATGTTTGCCGGCGGCGCTTATTTCGTCGTGTTGGTCACGGCCTTCTTGTTGCCCGAGACGAAAGGGCGCGAGATCGAGTAA
- a CDS encoding amidohydrolase family protein, whose product MTVTSAAGAPLCLGPLPEIDPPTFDVPFGAVDTHAHVVAASDAYPMVAERSYTPPPAPEDKYLAMLDATGMTYGVLVQISVYGTDNRYMLETLKRHPDRLRGIAVVAPEVTDAELEAMHAAGVRGLRINVLFGGGIGFTAMETLAHRIKDLGWHMQFLMDVKTLPELMPRMTKLPVPGIVDHMGHTPVAQGLDSPGFTALRSLVRDHGYWVKLSGAYRISERFPSFDDVTPFAQTLIDDAPERMVWGSDWPHVSLTRMPNTGTLRNLLPQWAPDADTRRRILVDNPARLYGFPAKG is encoded by the coding sequence ATGACTGTAACTTCCGCTGCCGGGGCACCGTTGTGCCTTGGCCCGCTACCGGAGATCGATCCGCCGACGTTCGACGTGCCGTTCGGTGCCGTCGACACGCATGCCCACGTGGTCGCCGCCAGCGACGCCTATCCGATGGTGGCCGAGCGCAGCTACACGCCGCCGCCCGCGCCTGAAGACAAGTATCTGGCGATGCTCGACGCCACCGGCATGACCTACGGCGTGCTGGTGCAGATCAGTGTCTACGGCACCGACAACCGCTACATGCTCGAAACGCTGAAGCGTCACCCCGACCGCCTGCGCGGTATCGCCGTGGTGGCGCCCGAGGTGACCGATGCCGAACTCGAAGCGATGCACGCAGCCGGTGTGCGTGGTCTGCGGATCAACGTGCTGTTTGGCGGTGGCATCGGTTTCACGGCAATGGAAACGCTCGCGCATCGCATCAAGGATCTGGGCTGGCACATGCAGTTCCTGATGGATGTGAAGACCTTGCCCGAACTCATGCCGCGCATGACGAAGCTGCCCGTGCCGGGCATCGTCGATCACATGGGCCACACACCGGTGGCGCAAGGGCTCGACTCGCCGGGCTTCACGGCGTTGCGCTCGCTGGTGCGCGATCACGGCTATTGGGTGAAGTTGTCCGGGGCGTACCGGATCAGCGAGCGTTTTCCGTCGTTCGACGACGTGACGCCGTTCGCACAGACGCTGATCGACGACGCGCCGGAGCGCATGGTGTGGGGCAGCGACTGGCCGCACGTGTCGCTCACGCGCATGCCGAACACCGGCACGCTGCGCAATCTGCTGCCGCAGTGGGCGCCCGATGCCGACACGCGCCGCCGCATTCTCGTCGACAACCCGGCGCGCCTGTACGGCTTTCCGGCAAAGGGCTGA
- a CDS encoding FAD-binding oxidoreductase: MTITAFAQRLIDAIGADSVLTAPDDIAPWLADWRGMYRGSAQAVVRPRSAEEVSKVLALCQQTATPVVPRGGNTGLCGGATPDSAAQNVVLSLDRMNAVRSLDTIANTMVAEAGCILQDLQRVASDVNRLFPLSLAAEGSCQLGGNLATNAGGVNVVRYGMTRELVLGIEAVLPNGEILHGLRTLRKDNTGYDLKQLLIGSEGTLGIITAAALRLFAPTPVRQVVIAAVTSPRQALELYELLFTECGSRMQAFEFFTGECVDLVMAHVPGVRAPFGERHPGYVLVELADTADEQALAALLERVIETAIERDLCADAVVSSTLGQVEEMWKLREEISEAQRADGPHLKHDVSLPIEAIPEFMASAEARVRRVCPQVRPFIFGHFGDGNLHYNLSRPAGEAADFMAKHGEAITAEVLDEVARYGGSISAEHGIGQLKRDYFAKYKSPLELRLMREIKAVFDPAGIMNPGKLLKVQ, translated from the coding sequence ATGACAATCACTGCCTTCGCCCAACGCCTCATCGACGCTATCGGTGCCGACAGCGTGCTCACCGCTCCCGACGACATCGCCCCATGGCTGGCCGACTGGCGCGGCATGTACCGTGGCAGCGCGCAGGCCGTGGTGCGTCCGCGCTCGGCAGAGGAAGTCTCGAAAGTGCTCGCCCTGTGCCAGCAAACGGCAACGCCGGTCGTGCCGCGCGGGGGCAACACCGGTTTGTGTGGTGGCGCGACGCCCGACAGCGCGGCGCAGAACGTCGTGCTGAGCCTCGATCGCATGAACGCCGTGCGCAGCCTCGACACGATCGCCAACACGATGGTGGCCGAAGCCGGTTGCATTCTTCAGGACCTGCAACGCGTGGCGAGTGACGTCAATCGTCTGTTTCCGCTGAGTCTCGCGGCAGAAGGCTCGTGCCAGCTTGGCGGCAATCTCGCCACCAACGCCGGTGGCGTGAACGTGGTGCGCTACGGCATGACGCGCGAGCTGGTACTCGGCATCGAAGCCGTGTTGCCCAATGGCGAAATCCTGCACGGCCTGCGCACCTTGCGCAAAGACAACACCGGTTACGACCTCAAGCAATTGCTGATCGGCTCAGAAGGCACGCTCGGTATCATCACGGCCGCCGCGTTGCGGCTGTTTGCGCCGACGCCCGTGCGTCAGGTCGTGATCGCTGCCGTCACGTCGCCGCGTCAGGCGCTCGAACTCTATGAATTGCTGTTCACCGAGTGCGGCTCGCGCATGCAGGCGTTCGAATTCTTCACCGGGGAATGCGTCGACCTCGTCATGGCCCATGTGCCGGGTGTGCGTGCACCGTTCGGTGAGCGTCATCCGGGCTACGTGCTGGTGGAGCTGGCCGACACGGCCGACGAGCAGGCGCTCGCCGCGCTGCTTGAGCGAGTGATCGAGACCGCCATCGAGCGCGATCTGTGCGCCGACGCAGTGGTGTCGTCCACGCTCGGTCAGGTCGAAGAAATGTGGAAGCTGCGCGAAGAAATTTCCGAAGCGCAACGCGCCGATGGCCCGCACTTGAAGCACGACGTATCGCTGCCCATCGAGGCCATTCCCGAATTCATGGCGAGCGCCGAGGCGCGTGTGCGCCGCGTGTGCCCGCAAGTACGGCCGTTCATCTTCGGTCACTTTGGCGACGGCAACCTGCACTACAACCTCTCGCGCCCGGCGGGTGAGGCGGCCGACTTCATGGCGAAGCATGGCGAGGCGATCACCGCCGAAGTGCTCGACGAAGTGGCACGCTACGGCGGCAGCATCAGCGCCGAGCACGGCATCGGGCAACTCAAGCGCGACTACTTCGCGAAGTACAAGTCGCCGCTCGAACTGCGCCTGATGCGCGAGATCAAGGCCGTGTTCGACCCGGCCGGCATCATGAACCCGGGCAAGTTGCTCAAGGTGCAGTGA
- a CDS encoding FadR/GntR family transcriptional regulator: MTTKPKTLTEQVSQQLHDAIRQGIYPVGTKLPTGKQLSETYGVSQAVIREVTERLRAQGLIDSRQGAGVTVRARTPSSGFQVPVGQDAADLASVYELRLDLESTAAALAAVRHTEEDIRLLGEILGKLETNLYHAENGVEYDTAFHAAIARATHNRYYADLLQYLNLQIRQVVQAARTNTLRHEGLAAQVHQEHVAVFNAIKARDPLLARAASLSHLLRASARLGLTLPGRDIITGAIAPSVLA, encoded by the coding sequence ATGACAACCAAGCCCAAAACCCTGACCGAACAGGTCTCGCAGCAACTGCACGACGCGATCCGGCAGGGGATTTATCCCGTCGGCACCAAGTTGCCGACCGGCAAGCAGCTCTCCGAAACCTACGGTGTGAGTCAGGCGGTGATCCGTGAAGTCACGGAACGGTTGCGCGCACAGGGGCTGATCGACAGCCGTCAGGGCGCGGGCGTGACCGTACGCGCACGCACGCCGTCGAGCGGCTTTCAGGTGCCTGTGGGGCAAGACGCCGCCGACCTCGCGAGCGTGTATGAACTGCGCCTCGATCTCGAAAGCACGGCGGCGGCGCTGGCAGCGGTGCGTCATACCGAAGAGGACATCCGCCTGCTGGGCGAGATTCTCGGAAAACTCGAAACCAATCTCTATCACGCGGAAAACGGCGTCGAGTACGACACGGCGTTTCACGCCGCCATCGCACGCGCTACACACAACCGCTATTACGCCGACCTGTTGCAGTACCTGAATCTCCAGATCCGGCAAGTGGTGCAGGCCGCGCGCACGAACACATTGCGCCATGAAGGGCTCGCCGCACAGGTGCATCAGGAGCACGTCGCCGTGTTCAACGCCATCAAGGCGCGTGATCCGCTACTGGCACGCGCCGCATCGCTCTCGCACTTGTTGCGCGCGTCGGCGCGCCTTGGCCTGACGCTGCCCGGTCGCGACATCATCACCGGGGCCATTGCGCCCTCGGTTCTGGCGTAG
- a CDS encoding antibiotic biosynthesis monooxygenase family protein, with amino-acid sequence MIFEIAQIEVKPGTEAAFEQGVAKAAPLFKGSKGCHGMRLLKQIEQPTHYSLVVTWETLENHTVDFRNSEAFAQWRALVSDCFAAPPNVSHVTEALIGF; translated from the coding sequence ATGATCTTTGAAATCGCCCAGATCGAAGTCAAACCCGGCACGGAAGCGGCATTCGAGCAAGGCGTCGCCAAAGCCGCGCCGCTGTTCAAGGGATCGAAAGGCTGCCACGGCATGCGCCTGCTCAAGCAGATCGAGCAGCCGACGCATTACAGCCTCGTCGTCACTTGGGAAACGCTGGAAAACCACACCGTCGATTTCCGTAACTCGGAAGCCTTCGCCCAGTGGCGTGCCCTCGTGAGCGATTGCTTCGCCGCGCCGCCGAACGTGAGCCACGTGACGGAAGCGCTGATCGGCTTCTAA
- a CDS encoding ammonium transporter, with translation MPNTNTPGDVLFLLLGAILVLAMHAGFAFLELGTVRKKNQVNALVKILTDFAVSGLAYFFIGYPLAYGVDFWSSATVLSEHNGYALIRFFFLLTFAAAIPAIVSGGIAERAKFHPQSVATFFLVGLIYPFFEGIAWNGHFGIQDWLTRTVGAPFHDFAGSVVVHAVGGWIGLAAVLHLGARRGRYNGQGQVAAHPPSSIPFLALGAWILIVGWFGFNVMSAQRVGGISGLVAVNSLMAMVGGTLIAMWVGKDDPGFIHNGPLAGLVAVCAGSDVMHPLGALVVGAVAGGLFVWLFTVTQNRLRIDDVLGVWPLHGVCGIWGGLAAGIFGQTALGGLGGVSFIAQVVGTVSGVVIAFVGGYVVYGVLKRTVGLRLDDEQEYYGADLSIHKITATPERETNW, from the coding sequence ATGCCCAATACCAATACACCCGGCGACGTGCTGTTCCTGTTACTCGGCGCGATCCTGGTGCTTGCCATGCACGCCGGCTTTGCCTTTCTCGAGCTCGGCACGGTTCGCAAGAAGAATCAGGTCAATGCACTGGTCAAGATACTGACCGACTTTGCCGTCTCGGGGCTGGCTTACTTCTTCATCGGCTACCCGCTCGCGTACGGCGTGGACTTCTGGTCGAGCGCCACGGTGCTGTCCGAGCACAACGGATATGCGCTCATCCGGTTCTTCTTCCTGCTGACGTTTGCCGCGGCAATTCCGGCCATCGTGTCGGGCGGGATCGCCGAGCGTGCGAAGTTTCATCCGCAGTCGGTGGCGACGTTCTTCCTCGTGGGTCTGATCTATCCGTTCTTCGAGGGCATCGCGTGGAACGGCCATTTCGGCATTCAGGACTGGCTGACGCGCACGGTGGGCGCACCGTTCCACGACTTTGCAGGGTCGGTGGTCGTGCACGCGGTGGGCGGCTGGATCGGACTGGCAGCCGTGCTGCATCTGGGCGCACGCCGCGGACGCTACAACGGGCAGGGTCAGGTCGCAGCGCACCCGCCGTCATCGATTCCGTTTCTGGCGCTCGGCGCGTGGATTCTTATCGTCGGCTGGTTCGGCTTCAACGTGATGAGTGCGCAGCGTGTGGGCGGCATCTCGGGGCTGGTCGCCGTGAATTCGCTGATGGCGATGGTGGGTGGCACGCTGATCGCGATGTGGGTCGGCAAGGACGACCCGGGCTTTATTCATAACGGCCCGTTGGCTGGTCTCGTTGCGGTTTGCGCGGGTTCGGACGTGATGCATCCGCTGGGCGCGCTGGTGGTGGGTGCGGTCGCCGGTGGGCTGTTTGTATGGCTGTTCACGGTGACGCAGAACCGCCTGCGTATCGACGACGTGCTTGGCGTGTGGCCGCTGCACGGCGTTTGCGGCATCTGGGGCGGACTGGCGGCCGGTATCTTCGGCCAGACTGCACTCGGCGGTCTGGGTGGTGTGAGCTTTATCGCGCAGGTCGTGGGGACGGTATCGGGTGTGGTGATCGCCTTCGTCGGCGGCTACGTCGTCTATGGCGTGTTGAAACGCACTGTGGGGCTACGACTCGACGACGAGCAGGAATACTACGGTGCGGACCTGTCGATCCATAAGATCACCGCGACGCCGGAGCGGGAGACGAACTGGTAA
- a CDS encoding M14 family metallopeptidase encodes MSYSQARKRFAAAARAAGVDVESHVIQGIIGREGEALATDVVRLGSSDARCLLILTSGTHGVEGFCGSAAQIALLGDMGLQARLAAADVAILVVHAINPYGFSWLSRTNEDNVDLNRNSIDFTQPLPVNDAYADLHALLVPPIWPPSDVNAAAIADYIATHGETAYQRALTIGQYSFADGLFYGGRGPVWSTRLMRTLIDTHAKGCDAIGWIDFHTGLGPPGHGEKISVGQLDAAELQRARRWWGADVASPMDGTTVASNVGGPLLDTLRFARPDAQVTAMAIEYGTVPLIDMLHMLRADAWLRRNPETPSQQAAKIRDQVRAAFCFDDAGWQGQILGQARVAILQAVLGLGRGEGV; translated from the coding sequence GTGAGTTATTCGCAGGCGCGCAAGCGGTTTGCTGCCGCCGCGCGCGCTGCGGGTGTCGACGTCGAGAGCCATGTCATTCAGGGCATCATCGGGCGCGAAGGTGAAGCGTTGGCCACCGATGTTGTGCGGCTCGGTTCATCGGATGCCCGGTGCTTGTTGATCCTGACGTCCGGCACGCATGGCGTCGAAGGCTTCTGCGGCAGTGCGGCGCAGATTGCCTTGCTGGGCGATATGGGATTGCAGGCGCGTCTGGCGGCAGCGGATGTGGCGATTCTCGTGGTGCATGCGATCAATCCGTATGGATTTTCGTGGCTGTCGCGCACGAATGAAGACAACGTCGACCTGAACCGCAACAGCATCGATTTCACGCAACCGCTGCCAGTCAACGATGCTTACGCTGACCTGCATGCGCTGCTCGTGCCACCGATTTGGCCGCCATCGGATGTGAATGCGGCGGCGATTGCCGACTACATCGCGACGCATGGCGAAACGGCGTATCAGCGTGCGCTGACGATCGGGCAGTACAGCTTCGCCGACGGGTTGTTCTACGGCGGGCGTGGGCCGGTGTGGAGCACTCGCTTGATGCGCACGCTGATCGACACGCACGCGAAGGGCTGCGATGCCATCGGCTGGATCGACTTCCATACCGGGCTGGGTCCGCCGGGACATGGCGAGAAGATCAGCGTGGGGCAGTTGGATGCGGCGGAGTTGCAACGGGCACGCCGTTGGTGGGGCGCCGATGTGGCGAGTCCGATGGACGGCACGACGGTGGCGTCGAACGTTGGTGGTCCGTTGCTCGACACGCTGCGCTTCGCCCGTCCGGATGCGCAAGTGACGGCGATGGCCATCGAGTACGGCACGGTGCCGCTCATCGACATGCTGCATATGTTGCGTGCGGACGCATGGCTGCGTCGAAACCCGGAAACACCGTCCCAACAGGCGGCAAAGATCCGCGATCAGGTGCGCGCAGCGTTCTGCTTCGACGACGCTGGATGGCAAGGCCAGATTCTCGGTCAGGCGCGCGTTGCGATTCTTCAGGCGGTGTTGGGGTTGGGGCGGGGGGAGGGCGTGTAA
- a CDS encoding M20 aminoacylase family protein, producing MSIIPEIAERTAELQAIRRDIHAHPELRYEEERTADIVARLLESWGIEVTRGLGKTGVVGVLRNGTGTKTIGLRADMDALPIQELNTFEHASQYAGKMHACGHDGHTAMLLGAAQHLAAHRTFDGTIVFIFQPAEEGGGGAKAMLKDGLFEKFPVDAVFALHNWPGLAAGSFGARVGATQASSNEFRIVVKGTGAHAAMPHDGIDPVLTAMQIGTGLQSIMTRNKRPIDAAVLSITQMQAGEAINVIPNTATLAGTVRTFSLEVLDLVETRMREFCEATAAAYGCTVEFSFVRNYPPTVNTAAETQFAVNVMQEIVGRDHVVSPIDPTMGAEDFSFFLLERPGCYAYIGNGLGDHRAHGHGLGPCMLHNTSYDFNDDVLTLGSTYWVRLAEAFLVA from the coding sequence ATGTCCATCATTCCCGAAATTGCCGAACGCACGGCAGAACTTCAGGCGATTCGCCGAGATATCCACGCGCATCCGGAACTGCGCTACGAAGAGGAACGCACGGCCGATATCGTCGCGCGCCTGCTTGAATCGTGGGGCATCGAGGTCACGCGCGGTCTGGGAAAAACCGGTGTCGTCGGCGTGCTGCGCAACGGCACCGGCACGAAGACTATCGGCCTGCGCGCCGACATGGATGCGTTGCCGATTCAGGAACTGAACACCTTCGAGCACGCCTCGCAATACGCCGGCAAGATGCACGCGTGCGGTCACGACGGTCACACGGCCATGTTGTTGGGCGCGGCCCAGCATCTCGCGGCGCATCGCACGTTCGACGGCACCATCGTGTTCATCTTCCAGCCGGCGGAGGAGGGCGGTGGTGGCGCCAAGGCCATGCTCAAGGATGGGTTGTTCGAGAAATTCCCGGTCGATGCTGTGTTTGCGCTGCACAACTGGCCGGGGCTTGCCGCCGGTAGTTTTGGGGCACGCGTGGGGGCGACGCAGGCATCGAGCAACGAGTTCCGGATTGTCGTGAAGGGCACGGGGGCGCACGCCGCGATGCCGCACGACGGTATCGACCCGGTGCTGACTGCCATGCAGATCGGCACGGGGCTGCAAAGCATCATGACGCGCAACAAGCGCCCGATCGATGCCGCCGTGCTGTCCATTACGCAGATGCAGGCGGGCGAGGCGATCAACGTGATTCCGAACACGGCCACGTTGGCGGGCACGGTACGCACGTTCTCGCTCGAAGTGCTTGATCTGGTGGAAACGCGCATGCGCGAATTCTGCGAAGCGACGGCGGCGGCGTATGGCTGCACGGTCGAGTTTTCATTTGTTCGCAACTACCCGCCGACGGTCAACACGGCCGCCGAGACGCAGTTCGCCGTGAATGTGATGCAGGAGATCGTCGGTCGCGATCACGTGGTGAGCCCGATCGATCCGACCATGGGCGCGGAAGATTTTTCGTTCTTCCTGCTGGAGCGCCCGGGCTGCTATGCGTATATCGGCAACGGGCTGGGCGATCACCGCGCGCATGGTCACGGACTCGGGCCGTGCATGTTGCACAACACGAGTTACGACTTCAACGACGACGTGCTGACGCTGGGCTCCACCTACTGGGTGCGGCTGGCCGAAGCCTTTTTGGTGGCTTGA
- a CDS encoding MFS transporter — protein MEVSVGRDSASNSANAANPAVPERSGKRFDARIIAVSTIGNALEWFDFTVFTFFAANIARQFFPSDNPTAALLAAWTTFGVGFLTRPLGGIVLGNYADKHGRKAALLLTISVMALGVAVIAFAPTYAQIGMAAPILMLIGRFLQGFSAGGEVGSATAFLVEHAPVERRGVYGSFQMIAQACSMLLGAIVSVGITQTLTPEQIDSFGWRIPFVIGLLIVPVGLYVRSRLDESPVFKDAAKRAAPERSPFIESVTQHWRQVLAGFGLTVYGTIGTYIFYYYMPSYATKSLGIPFKSSVIASLCAAVAYIIGTFASGRISDSIGRKKPMVASALISLIIAYPLFLAVSHVPTLPMLIFVQCCLMLSLGLFQGSYCAFVCELFPSRVRATSMAIGYNFAVMIFGGFAGAIATLLIGWTGDKLAVVYYGLFGAAVGLITILMLKDRSRQPLA, from the coding sequence ATGGAAGTTTCGGTTGGGCGCGACAGCGCCTCGAATTCGGCGAATGCTGCCAACCCGGCAGTGCCCGAGCGATCGGGCAAACGTTTTGACGCCCGCATCATCGCGGTATCCACCATCGGCAACGCGCTCGAATGGTTCGATTTCACTGTCTTCACCTTCTTCGCGGCGAACATCGCCCGCCAGTTCTTCCCCAGCGATAACCCGACCGCCGCCTTGCTCGCGGCATGGACCACCTTCGGCGTGGGCTTCCTCACGCGCCCGCTGGGCGGCATCGTACTCGGCAACTACGCCGACAAACATGGCCGAAAAGCCGCCTTGCTGCTGACCATTTCGGTTATGGCGCTCGGTGTGGCCGTCATCGCGTTTGCGCCGACGTATGCGCAGATCGGCATGGCGGCGCCCATCCTGATGCTGATCGGCCGCTTCCTGCAAGGCTTCTCGGCGGGCGGTGAAGTGGGCAGTGCCACGGCCTTTCTGGTCGAGCATGCCCCGGTCGAGCGCCGCGGTGTGTACGGCAGCTTCCAGATGATTGCGCAGGCATGCAGCATGTTGCTTGGGGCCATCGTTTCGGTGGGCATTACGCAGACGCTGACGCCGGAGCAGATCGATTCGTTCGGCTGGCGTATCCCGTTTGTGATCGGCCTGTTGATCGTGCCGGTCGGCTTGTATGTGCGCTCGCGCCTCGATGAGTCGCCGGTGTTCAAGGATGCGGCGAAGCGCGCTGCGCCGGAGCGTTCGCCGTTCATCGAATCGGTCACGCAGCACTGGCGTCAGGTGCTGGCCGGTTTCGGGCTCACCGTGTACGGCACCATCGGCACGTACATCTTCTATTACTACATGCCGAGCTACGCCACGAAGTCGCTGGGCATTCCGTTCAAGAGCAGCGTCATCGCGTCGCTGTGCGCTGCCGTGGCATACATCATCGGCACCTTCGCCTCGGGCCGCATCTCGGACTCGATCGGTCGCAAGAAGCCAATGGTGGCCTCGGCGCTCATCAGCCTGATCATCGCGTATCCGCTGTTTCTCGCGGTGAGCCATGTGCCGACGCTGCCGATGCTGATCTTCGTGCAGTGCTGCCTGATGCTCTCGCTCGGCTTGTTCCAAGGGTCGTACTGCGCGTTCGTGTGCGAGTTGTTCCCGTCGCGGGTGCGTGCCACGTCGATGGCCATCGGCTACAACTTCGCGGTGATGATCTTCGGCGGTTTTGCCGGGGCGATCGCTACGCTGCTGATCGGCTGGACGGGCGACAAGCTCGCCGTCGTGTACTACGGCCTGTTTGGCGCGGCAGTGGGCCTCATCACCATCCTGATGCTGAAAGACCGCTCGCGTCAGCCGCTGGCGTAA
- a CDS encoding LysR family transcriptional regulator — protein MRTFTAVARYGSFASAAEHLAMTQSAVSMQMRALEEEFDHALFDRVGRSVALNAMGRALLPHAKQLLAQYQSMQMLASGIETPAGTVSIGTVESAVSALAAAVSQIKDAQPHLDVLIQTARSIELTAQLDAGDIDCAVLVEPSGRRPAGVRWTPLYKESLVLLTPADMKPAPAARLLSTERFLRFDKTQRTGALIDRAVRRQRVKVNEYLELSSIEGIVALVRQGLGVAVVPMLRNATWAQEETLRIIALPGVTEQRSIGLLERVRHDKIGITTAIAQQVMAQG, from the coding sequence ATGCGCACTTTTACCGCAGTCGCGCGCTACGGCTCGTTCGCGTCAGCCGCCGAGCATCTGGCGATGACGCAATCGGCCGTGAGCATGCAGATGCGTGCGCTGGAAGAAGAATTCGATCACGCGCTGTTCGACCGGGTGGGCCGGTCAGTGGCGCTCAATGCGATGGGCCGGGCGTTGCTGCCGCACGCCAAACAGTTGCTGGCGCAATACCAGAGCATGCAGATGCTGGCGTCGGGCATTGAAACCCCTGCCGGGACGGTCAGCATCGGCACAGTCGAGTCAGCCGTCAGCGCGCTAGCCGCCGCCGTCTCACAGATTAAGGATGCGCAACCGCATCTCGACGTCCTCATCCAGACGGCGCGATCGATCGAGTTGACCGCGCAGCTCGATGCGGGCGATATCGATTGCGCCGTGCTCGTCGAGCCCTCGGGGCGCCGGCCGGCAGGCGTGCGCTGGACACCGCTATACAAGGAGTCGCTGGTGCTGCTCACGCCAGCAGACATGAAACCCGCACCAGCGGCACGGCTACTGTCGACGGAGCGCTTTCTGCGCTTTGATAAAACGCAACGCACTGGCGCGCTGATCGATCGCGCGGTGCGACGTCAACGCGTCAAGGTCAATGAGTATCTGGAACTGAGTTCGATCGAAGGCATCGTGGCGCTGGTGCGCCAAGGGCTGGGGGTCGCCGTGGTGCCCATGCTGCGCAACGCCACGTGGGCCCAGGAGGAAACGCTGCGCATCATCGCGTTGCCCGGCGTGACCGAGCAACGCAGCATCGGCCTGCTGGAGCGCGTGCGTCACGACAAGATCGGCATTACGACCGCCATCGCGCAACAGGTCATGGCGCAGGGGTGA
- a CDS encoding nuclear transport factor 2 family protein → MTHDIPTLLQRNLDMFGENDPVRRRALIDAFYTDDCVFYDPNMGVYRGRDQLDRIAGAIKATHPEFKYQPIALPDVSGDGGRIRWVSGRPGYAPEYAGTDVILARDGRIAAIYLFFDPLP, encoded by the coding sequence ATGACCCACGATATTCCGACGCTGCTGCAACGCAACCTCGATATGTTCGGCGAGAACGACCCGGTGCGCCGACGTGCGCTCATCGACGCGTTCTACACCGACGATTGCGTGTTTTACGACCCGAACATGGGTGTCTATCGCGGGCGTGACCAACTCGACCGGATCGCAGGTGCGATCAAGGCTACGCATCCCGAATTCAAGTATCAGCCGATTGCGTTGCCGGATGTGTCAGGCGACGGCGGGCGAATTCGCTGGGTCTCCGGGCGTCCCGGTTATGCCCCGGAATACGCCGGGACGGATGTGATTCTGGCGCGCGACGGCCGGATTGCCGCAATCTATCTTTTCTTTGATCCGCTGCCTTGA